Below is a genomic region from Polyangia bacterium.
CGAAGTGGAAGACCACGTCCTTGCCGGGCAGGGCCATCCGCCAGGCGTTCTGGGCAGGTCGGGTGAGGACGTCGAAGTACTTCTTCACGAAGACGAACGACACGCACATCACGACCAAGAACACGATGGCCGAATTGCGCAACCGGGTGCGCAGCTCGGAGATGTGTTCGAAGAACGACATGCGTCCCTCGGAGGCGTCGGCCTTCAGTTGCTCCGGGGTTCGGACGGCTTCTTGGTCTTCGGTGCTCAGGTGAATTCCTTGCTCCGGAAGGCGGTCAACGGGGTGGTAGCGGCGAAAACGCTAGGTCGGCTTCTTGTCGTCGTCGGGCTGGGCGGCGGGGCCAACGGGGGGTGGGACGGCGCCGGGCACCTTGTTGGTGGCCGACGGTGCCGGTGGCGGCGGGGGAAAAATCGACGGGACATTTCCGCTGGGCAACAGATCGGCCTCGGTCAGGGCCTGTGTGGCGTCGTGCTTGGCGGCAGAGGTGAACGGAGGGGTCACCCGGCGCGCTGCCGGCAACGGCAGACCCACCGGTCGCGTGGGCCGTGCGCCGTCGGCGAGCGTGGCGTCCGCGGGTGTCGGCGGCGGGCTGCCGGGCGGACCACCCGGGCTGCCATATCGGGCGGTGGCCCCGGTGGGCGGCACGCCTTGACCGCCTCGGGCGACGGTGCCGGGGGGCGGGGCGCTGACGTCGACGATCTTGTCGCCGACGGTGGCGTTGGCTGCGGCCAGCGGTGATTCTTGAATCACCGTGACGTCGTCGTTCGCCGACGATTCGGGGGCCGCCAACGCGGCCGCCGCTTTCTCCGCGTCGCTGACTTCCTGGGCCCGCCGGCGAATCTCTTCCATCTGTTGCTTGATCAGATCGCGGCGTTTCAGTTCGTCGGGGTGCAACGTGACGGCGTCGCGCAGCTCTTCGAAAGGCTTGCGAATGGCTTCGTCCAACTGGATTTCATTTTTGACGTCGGCGGTGGTCTTGCGAATTTCGCGGATCAACTTGCCAAGACCAGAGGCCAGCTCGGGCAGCTTTTTTGGACCAAGGAAGATCAGGGCCAGAAGCAGAATGACCGTGATCTCGCCCATGCCGAGGTTAAACACGATCAAATATTTAACTCAGATCGGCTGAAACGCACAACGCGCGCGCATTTTTCCGAAAGTCGTCGGCAGTTGACGTTTTCTAAAACAGCGCGATCTGCTGCGGCGGGCCAATTCGATAGGCAGCGACCTGGCGGCCGGCCAGGGCCGCTACCAGCTGATCGTCGGCGGCGTGGCGGACCGCCACTTCGCGCGCGCCCGTGCTGGCGATGTAATCCAGAACATCGACGAATCCACCGACGTTCGACAGGGGCACAGCCACGTCGGCGGGCAAGCGCCGGGCGGTGATCGGATCGGCGGCCCAACCGGAAGCAAGGATGGTGACCACCGCCGGCAGCGCCTTCAGCCGTCCGGCGTGGTGATCTTCGGGCGGCCACAGCAAAGCTTCGCCCGGTGCCAGCGGGCCGCCGAACCGGAGCAGCGGCGGCACCGGCGCGCCAGCATCGGCAAAGGCGGCGCGGGCGGCGATGACCTGCCGATGCGCGCGCACGGTGATGCCGGCCGCGACCAGGGTTTGCGCGACGTCCAGGGCCGGACCCAGCGGACGGGCCAGCACCACCGCCGCCTTGCCGTCCGCGCCGGCGGCCCGGACGTGGTCGCGCACCTTGGCCAGCGCATCGGCGTAAGGCGGAAACTGAAACTGCGGCTGGGCGAACGTCCCGTCCACGCAGAGCGCATCGGCCGTGCGAATGTCGGCGCCGGCGGCGATCGGGCCGGCGTAGACGATTCGTTGGTCGGCAACTTCACACAGCAGCGACGATGCGCCAGGCAGGTGGCCCGACGGAAACAGCTCCAGGCGCAGGCCGCCGAGCACGAATGGACGCCCGAAGGCCGGGCAGAGCGTGTGCGGCCGCAGCCGCGCGCCTGCCGGGCCCAGCAGGGTCAGCGTCGCCTCGCTGGCCAGAATCTGACGGTGCCCGGCCCGCGGACTTGGCAGCAGACGGGCGGCGCGCGCGTCCAGCGCCGAGGCGTGCGACAGGAAAATCAGATCACTGCCGGCGCTGGCGTCGCACGCCAGGATCGAATCGCGCACGCGCACGCCGCCACGAAAGCTGAAGGTGGGCGCCGTCGATTTCGCCACGGTGCTGACTTATAGACGGTGGCGCAGACTTTCAGAAGGATGTTTCAGAAGTTGCCGCCGGAGGAACACCGCCTGTAAGCTGGCCGGGCCATGGCTGGCGTCAGTCCCCGATTTCGGCAGGATCTGGTGGCAGTCGCCGCCGAAGAGGACCGC
It encodes:
- a CDS encoding twin-arginine translocase TatA/TatE family subunit, which encodes MFNLGMGEITVILLLALIFLGPKKLPELASGLGKLIREIRKTTADVKNEIQLDEAIRKPFEELRDAVTLHPDELKRRDLIKQQMEEIRRRAQEVSDAEKAAAALAAPESSANDDVTVIQESPLAAANATVGDKIVDVSAPPPGTVARGGQGVPPTGATARYGSPGGPPGSPPPTPADATLADGARPTRPVGLPLPAARRVTPPFTSAAKHDATQALTEADLLPSGNVPSIFPPPPPAPSATNKVPGAVPPPVGPAAQPDDDKKPT